Proteins found in one Panicum hallii strain FIL2 chromosome 4, PHallii_v3.1, whole genome shotgun sequence genomic segment:
- the LOC112889465 gene encoding protein S-acyltransferase 24-like, producing MASEIEVLEDTTTSSTSLVAAASTAPSPADGAGAEAAAPEDESLKNDVYTAAAYGDLEKLQRLVEGEGRPVGEPDGGGYHALQWAALNNRVAAAQYILEHGADINAVDHTGQTALHWSAVRGHIQVAELLLKEGAKVDAADLYGYQATHVAAQYGQTAFIYHIVAKWNADPDVPDNDGRSPLHWAAYKGFADSIRLLLFLDAYRGRQDKEGCTPLHWAAIRGNLEACTVLVQVGKKDDLMVKDKTGLTPAQLAADKNHRQVAFFLDNARRVYDRGCGANTKFGKFSKLGLAPLLWCTIIVMLITYIHSVISGQYAMNMTAPFGMFAWSGVFLATAGLVMFYKCSRKDPGYININTRGSQNQRDDEPLLKMELENPALLSGNWSQLCITCKIVRPVRSKHCSTCDRCVEQFDHHCPWVSNCIGKKNKWEFFMFLTLEVFAMIITGSAAIMRIVGDPDSPSSFGDWIHYSAFQHPGVVSFLAMDFFLFFGVAFLTVVQASQIARNITTNEMANSMRYAYLRGPGGRFRNPYDHGIRRNCSDFLLNGYNEDIERLEQTLHTDEEMGMIQMTSAVSQNGDNPLHHGNGTDHSCTDSQANSKPHSQVGPSQCCDHSKRNDRTPLGLGLGLGRNSASRQYVRSLIPL from the exons ATGGCGTCGGAGATCGAGGTGCTCGAGgacaccaccacctcctccacctccctcgTCGCGGCGGCGTCCACGGCCCCTTCCCCCGCGGAtggcgcgggggcggaggcggcggccccGGAGGACGAGTCGCTGAAGAACGACGTGTACACCGCGGCGGCCTACGGCGATCTGGAGAAGCTGCAGCGGCTGGTGGAGGGGGAGGGCCGGCCCGTCGGCGAGCCCGACGGCGGGGGGTACCACGCGCTCCAGTGGGCCGCGCTCAACAaccgcgtcgccgccgcgcaGTACATCCTCGAG CATGGAGCAGACATAAATGCTGTGGATCATACTGGACAAACAGCACTTCACTGGAGTGCTGTGCGTGGTCATATTCAAGTTGCTGAACTACTTTTGAAAGAAGGAGCTAAGGTGGATGCTGCTGATTTATATGGGTATCAG GCCACACATGTTGCAGCACAGTATGGTCAGACTGCATTCATTTATCATATTGTTGCGAAATGGAATGCTGATCCAGATGTCCCTGATAATGATGGAAGAAGCCCTTTACATTG GGCTGCATATAAGGGATTCGCAGACTCAATACGGCTTCTTTTATTTTTGGATGCGTATAGGGGACGACAAGACAAAGAAG GTTGTACTCCTTTACATTGGGCTGCGATTCGAGGGAATCTTGAGGCCTGCACTGTGCTAGTTCAGGTCGGCAAAAAGGATGACTTGATGGTGAAAGACAAAACTGGTTTAACTCCAGCACAGCTTGCTGCTGATAAGAATCACCGGCAAGTTGCATTTTTCCTT GACAATGCTAGAAGGGTATATGACAGAGGATGTGGTGCGAATACCAAATTTGGGAAATTTTCAAAATTAGGGCTTGCTCCACTTCTTTGGTGCACCATTATCGTCATGCTTATTACGTACATACACTCCGTTATATCAG GACAATATGCCATGAATATGACAGCACCATTTGGGATGTTCGCGTGGTCAGGAGTTTTTCTTGCAACTGCTGGGTTGGTCATGTTCTATAAATGTAGCAG GAAAGATCCTGGCTACATCAACATAAATACAAGGGGCTCGCAAAATCAAAGGGATGAT GAACCATTGTTGAAGATGGAATTAGAAAATCCTGCACTTCTTTCTGGCAACTGGTCACAACTTTGTATAACCTGCAAA ATAGTGAGACCTGTTCGTTCAAAACATTGCTCTACATGTGATCGTTGTGTGGAGCAGTTTGACCATCACTGCCCCTGGGTATCTAATTGCATCGGAAAG AAGAACAAATGGGAATTCTTCATGTTCCTCACTCTAGAAGTTTTTGCAATGATCATTACTGGTTCTGCTGCCATTATGA GAATTGTAGGGGATCCAGATTCTCCATCATCTTTTGGTGATTGGATTCATTATTCTGCGTTTCAGCATCCTGGAGTGGTTTCGTTTCTTGCAATggattttttccttttctttggcGTTGCATTTCTAACAGTTGTTCAAGCGTCGCAG ATAGCAAGGAACATTACAACAAACGAGATGGCAAATTCCATGAGATACGCCTATCTCAGAGGCCCAGGTGGCAGATTCAGAAACCCATATGATCATGGGATTCGCAGAAACTGTTCTGACTTCTTGTTAAATGGATACAATGAGGACATTGAACGGCTAGAACAGACATTGCACACTGATGAGGAAATGGGAATGATACAGATGACAAGTGCAGTCTCACAGAATGGTGACAACCCTTTACATCATGGTAATGGCACTGACCATAGTTGCACTGATTCACAAGCCAACTCAAAACCTCATAGCCAAGTGGGTCCGTCTCAGTGTTGTGACCACAGTAAGAGGAATGATAGGACGCCATTGGGCCTAGGATTGGGCCTTGGGCGAAACAGTGCATCCCGGCAGTACGTTCGGTCTCTTATCCCATTGTGA
- the LOC112888699 gene encoding uncharacterized protein At2g29880-like: MNVDTKHDTTEPTPEIGTTRKRAKWSHEMKLFLIGLLKDHDVPGFRTHNAWSKEAWTNIVCRLNAKFGCSFTLNQVKQKEQDLKMDYRVVKELQEESGFGWDSERKMVTAPPNVWANFAARKNNSDALTWQDKSFPYFDDLFALYDGCYAEGRTRHGMDHYANKAKNASNPSTQQAPAAETYQSPSPTWPAEFDSVLQFSFDEEAGVTPRQHMQTPPSSTPTPLEGTESRRGKKQKTKSCSPEEGFHERYLKLKREEIDRFAAIEEKKLEDPYSINKCITVLESLNDLQMGDILLASDIFQNKNNREVFLSFQGDAIRLA, translated from the exons ATGAATGTTGACACAAAGCATGATACTACTGAGCCTACTCCTGAAATTG GAACCACTCGTAAGAGAGCCAAATGGAGCCATGAGATGAAGTTATTTCTTATTGGGCTCCTCAAAGATCATGATGTGCCAGGTTTTAGAACACATAATGCTTGGAGTAAGGAGGCATGGACAAATATTGTTTGTCGCTTGAATGCAAAGTTTGGTTGTTCATTTACTCTCAACCAAGTCAAACAGAAGGAGCAGGACTTAAAGATGGATTATCGTGTTGTGAAAGAATTACAAGAAGAAAGTGGTTTTGGATGGGACAGCGAGAGAAAGATGGTGACGGCACCTCCAAATGTTTGGGCTAATTTTGCTGCTCGCAAGAACAATTCTGATGCCCTCACTTGGCAAGATAAATCATTTCCATATTTTGATGATTTATTTGCACTCTATGATG GTTGTTATGCAGAAGGGAGGACTCGTCATGGAATGGATCATTATGCAAACAAGGCAAAGAACGCATCAAATCCTTCAACTCAACAAGCACCAGCAGCTGAGACATATCAGTCACCGTCTCCTACTTGGCCTGCTGAATTTGACTCTGTTTTGCAGTTTTCTTTTGATGAAGAGGCTGGTGTGACTCCTAGGCAGCACATGCAAACTCCTCCTAGCTCAACACCGACACCTTTAGAAGGTACGGAATCTCGACGTGGAAAGAAACAAAAGACTAAATCTTGTAGTCCTGAAGAAGGATTTCATGAGAGGTATCTAAAGCTGAAAAGGGAAGAAATTGATAGATTTGCTGCTATTGAGGAAAAGAAATTGGAGGATCCTTACAGCATCAACAAGTGCATCACGGTGCTTGAAAGCTTAAATGATCTACAAATGGGGGATATATTATTGGCTTCTGATATTTTCCAAAACAAGAATAACAGGGAAGTTTTCTTATCATTTCAAGGTGATGCAATTCGTTTGGCTTAG
- the LOC112889151 gene encoding uncharacterized protein LOC112889151 produces the protein MKEGEVLFEVFTPLVGKMWRLVQFVVLLSVFCSKGVATTSLCGKNPHLCMHMLFKEEVSSNRSLMPIKEEASDSSAYIHHHAIYQSNTGYDSVVYGTMATLSVHEFPAIKKGQNILATIKVGNFQRGHKEYTNAVHAGWAIQPSFYGDSKTHFTTADGYKSTRCIDLKCNGFVPVNYAPITPGDTPSDGGSSLEGQSKISIKIFKKKDDGDWWLYFGHDGQNLRALPVGFWPKNIFNSLADHANIITWGGYTGSYSGDSSPPMGNNMFYCGVREVVVIRIIIH, from the exons ATGAAGGAGGGGGAGGTATTGTTTGAAGTATTTACACCACTTGTGGGAAAAATGTGGAGATTGGTCCAGTTTGTTGTGCTACTCTCTGTCTTCTGTTCGAAAGGAGTTGCTACAACATCATTGTGCGGCAAGAACCCGCACCTTTGCATGCACATGCTATTCAAAGAAGAGGTATCATCTAATCGGAGCTTGATGCCGATCAAAGAAGAAGCATCCGACAGTTCAGCATATATACACCAT CATGCAATTTACCAATCAAATACAGGCTATGATTCCGTAGTATACGGTACCATGGCAACTTTAAGTGTTCATGAGTTTCCGGCCATCAAGAAGGGGCAAAATATATTGGCTACTATTAAGGTAGGGAATTTCCAACGGGGCCATAAGGAATATACTAATGCTGTGCATGCTGGATGGGCA ATTCAACCATCATTCTACGGTGACAGCAAAACTCATTTTACGACA GCTGATGGATACAAATCTACCAGGTGTATTGACTTAAAATGTAATGGATTCGTGCCGGTTAACTATGCACCAATTACCCCAGgagatactccctcc gacggagggagtagtttGGAGGGGCAAAGTAAGATATCAATCAAGATATTCAAG AAAAAGGATGATGGAGATTGGTGGCTGTACTTTGGTCATGATGGTCAAAAccttagg gcccttccCGTGGGATTTTGGCCAAAGAATATCTTCAACAGTTTGGCAGACCATGCAAATATAATAACTTGGGGAGGCTACACAGGATCTTATTCAGGAGATTCCAGCCCGCCAATGGGGAATAACATGTTCTACTGTGGGGTCCGGGAGGTTGTCGTGATTAGAATCATTATTCACTAA
- the LOC112890035 gene encoding pyrophosphate-energized vacuolar membrane proton pump-like, with product MAAPAFLPELATQVVVPVAAVVGIAFAVLQWVLVSKVKLSPEPRRGDGSSAKSGAGPSEYLIEEEEGLNEHNVVVKCAEIQNAISEGATSFLFTEYKYVGLFMGIFAVLIFVFLGSVEGFSTKSQPCHYSKGKTCKPALANALFSTIAFVLGAVTSLVSGFLGMKIATYANARTTLEARKGVGKAFITAFRSGAVMGFLLAASGLFVLYIAINLFGIYYGDDWEGLYEAITGYGLGGSSMALFGRVGGGIYTKAADVGADLVGKVERNIPEDDPRNPAVIADNVGDNVGDIAGMGSDLFGSYAESSCAALVVASISSFGINHEFTPMLYPLLVSSVGIIACLITTLFATDFFEIKAVDEIEPALKKQLIISTAVMTVGIALVSWLGLPYTFTIFNFGAQKTVYNWQLFLCVAVGLWAGLVIGFVTEYYTSNAYSPVQDVADSCRTGAATNVIFGLALGYKSVIIPIFAIAFSIFLSFSLAAMYGVAVAALGMLSTIATGLAIDAYGPISDNAGGIAEMAGMSHRIRERTDALDAAGNTTAAIGKGFAIGSAALVSLALFGAFVSRAEIQTVDVLTPKVFIGLIVGAMLPYWFSAMTMKSVGSAALKMVEEVRRQFNTIPGLMEGTTKPDYATCVKISTDASIKEMIPPGALVMLTPLIVGILFGVETLSGVLAGALVSGVQIAISASNTGGAWDNAKKYIEAGASEHARTLGPKGSDPHKAAVIGDTIGDPLKDTSGPSLNILIKLMAVESLVFAPFFATHGGILFKWL from the exons ATGGCCGCGCCGGCGTTCCTGCCCGAGCTGGCCACGCAGGTGGTGGTGCCCGTCGCGGCCGTCGTCGGCATCGCGTTCGCGGTGCTGCAGTGGGTGCTGGTCTCCAAGGTGAAGCTCTCCCCCGAGCCGCGGCGCGGGGACGGATCCTCCGCGAAGAGCGGCGCCGGCCCCAGCGAGTACCTcatcgaggaggaggaggggctcaACGAGCACAACGTCGTCGTCAAGTGCGCCGAGATCCAGAACGCCATCTCCGAAG GAGCAACTTCTTTCCTTTTCACTGAATACAAGTATGTTGGACTATTCATGGGCATCTTTGCTGTCCTGATCTTCGTCTTCCTTGGCTCTGTTGAGGGGTTCAGTACCAAGAGTCAGCCTTGCCACTACAGCAAGGGCAAGACGTGCAAGCCTGCCCTTGCCAATGCTCTTTTCAGCACCATTGCCTTTGTGCTTGGTGCAGTCACCTCACTTGTTTCTGGGTTTCTTGGAATGAAGATTGCAACATATGCAAATGCCAGGACAACTCTTGAGGCAAGGAAGGGTGTCGGAAAGGCATTCATTACTGCTTTCCGCTCTGGTGCTGTGATGGGCTTCCTGCTTGCTGCCAGTGGCCTTTTTGTTCTTTATATTGCAATCAACTTGTTCGGAATTTATTATGGTGATGACTGGGAGGGCCTTTATGAGGCTATCACTGGTTATGGTCTTGGTGGTTCTTCTATGGCTCTTTTTGGCCGTGTTGGTGGTGGAATATACACCAAAGCTGCTGATGTTGGTGCTGATCTCGTTGGGAAAGTTGAAAGGAATATCCCTGAAGACGATCCAAGAAACCCAGCC GTTATTGCGGACAATGTTGGTGACAACGTTGGAGATATTGCTGGAATGGGGTCGGATCTCTTTGGCTCCTATGCTGAGTCTTCATGTGCTGCTTTAGTTGTTGCCTCAATCTCTTCTTTTGGGATCAATCATGAATTCACTCCTATGTTGTACCCACTCCTCGTTAGCTCTGTGGGTATCATAGCTTGCTTGATAACGACTCTTTTCGCAACCGATTTCTTCGAGATCAAGGCTGTAGATGAAATTGAGCCGGCTCTCAAGAAGCAACTTATAATTTCAACTGCTGTGATGACTGTTGGCATTGCACTTGTCAGTTGGCTAGGGCTCCCATATACATTCACAATCTTCAATTTTGGTGCACAGAAGACGGTGTATAACTG GCAATTATTCCTCTGCGTGGCTGTTGGTTTGTGGGCTGGACTAGTTATTGGATTTGTTACAGAGTATTACACGAGCAATGCATACAG CCCTGTGCAGGATGTTGCTGACTCCTGCAGAACTGGAGCTGCTACAAATGTCATCTTTGGCCTTGCTCTGGGATACAAATCAGTCATTATCCCTATTTTTGCTATTGCTTTCAGTATTTTCCTCAGCTTCAGCCTTGCTGCAATGTACGGTGTTGCTGTGGCTGCTCTTGGAATGCTCAGCACAATTGCTACTGGCCTTGCCATTGATGCCTATGGTCCTATTAGTGATAATGCTGGAGGAATTGCTGAAATGGCTGGCATGAGCCACAGAATCCGTGAGAGAACAGATGCTCTTGATGCTGCTGGAAACACTACTGCTGCCATTGGGAAG GGTTTTGCCATTGGTTCAGCAGCCTTGGTATCTCTTGCCCTCTTTGGTGCTTTTGTGAGCCGTGCTGAGATCCAAACTGTTGATGTTTTGACACCTAAAGTTTTCATTGGACTGATTGTTGGTGCCATGCTCCCATACTGGTTCTCAGCAATGACCATGAAGAGTGTTGGCAGTGCAGCACTCAAGATGGTTGAGGAAGTCCGCAGGCAGTTCAACACCATCCCTGGGCTCATGGAGGGCACCACCAAGCCTGACTATGCAACATGTGTCAAGATCTCCACTGATGCATCCATCAAGGAGATGATCCCCCCTGGTGCACTTGTCATGCTCACCCCTCTTATTGTTGGAATCTTGTTTGGTGTTGAGACCCTCTCTGGAGTTCTTGCTGGTGCTCTTGTTTCTGGTGTCCAG ATTGCCATCTCTGCATCCAACACTGGAGGTGCCTGGGACAACGCCAAGAAATACATTGAG GCTGGTGCATCTGAGCATGCAAGAACCCTAGGCCCGAAAGGCTCAGACCCACACAAGGCTGCCGTCATCGGTGACACCATCGGTGATCCCCTCAAGGACACCTCAGGCCCCTCACTGAATATCCTCATCAAGCTCATGGCCGTCGAGTCCCTGGTCTTTGCCCCCTTCTTCGCCACCCATGGAGGCATCCTCTTCAAATGGCTTTAG
- the LOC112888436 gene encoding ER membrane protein complex subunit 7 homolog, whose product MAASFAPHGHLLLLLLLVAVVLACLGTAAAAGSGEGYTIAGRIKIDGANAKGFGLPAKTSNTKVILNGGQRVTFARPDGYFAFHNVPAGTHLIEVSSIGYFFSPVRVDISARNPGYIQAALTETRRVLNELVLEPLKEEQYYEVREPFSVMSLLKSPMGLMVGFMVLMVFVMPKMMENIDPEEMKQAQEQMRNNPVSFSSLLARAQG is encoded by the exons ATGGCCGCTTCCTTTGCCCCCCACggtcacctcctcctcctcctcctcctcgtcgccgtcgtgTTGGCTTGCCTCGGCACCGCTGCCGCGGCTGG ATCTGGCGAGGGGTACACGATCGCCGGCCGCATCAAGATCGATG GTGCGAATGCGAAGGGCTTTGGTCTTCCAGCTAAGACATCAAACACAAAAGTGATACTTAATGGTGGTCAGAGGGTTACATTTGCCAGGCCAGATGGCTACTTTGCTTT CCACAATGTGCCAGCTGGAACTCATTTGATTGAAGTTTCCTCAATCGGTTACTTCTTTTCCCCT GTTCGAGTAGACATCAGTGCAAGGAATCCTGGCTATATTCAAGCAGCATTGACTGAAACCAGAAGAGTTCTAAATGAGCTTGTGCTGGAACCTCTGAAGGAAGAGCAGTACTATGAG GTGAGGGAGCCTTTCTCCGTTATGTCACTTCTGAAGAGTCCCATGGGGTTGATGGTCGGTTTTATGGTCCTAATGGTCTTCGTGATGCCCAAGATGATGGAGAACATAG ATCCTGAGGAGATGAAGCAAGCTCAAGAACAAATGAGGAACAACCCTGTTTCATTCTCAAGCTTGCTAGCCAGAGCGCAGGGCTAG